The DNA segment AAAAAGCTGTTTGAGCACTTATGCTCATGTTGTGCAGACCACAAAACAGAGCCAATAAAAGCATTATGTACAGCTTCTAAAACATTTTCCATCCTTATAGTGTGGAGTCGGATGGGCTGGCAATGGCTATGTGTGTGGTCCTGACACCGACATCGATGGTTTCCCAGATGAAAAACTGGACTGTCCTGATAGTAACTGCAACAAGGTAAATCTCCTTCATATCTAAGAGAACTCTTTGAAAGTTACCCAtattaaaacagtttatttagcTGTGAAGAAGATCAAAGATCTTATAAAAATGTGACATAAAAGAAGATGTTGTCATACTTTAAATTCAAACCTCAATCCCAGATCAAAGAAGCTCTTTATCACTttatacaaaacaaaagtattAATTAAAACTTACCCATCTGCTTATGTTTCTTCCAGGATAACTGTCTCACTGTTCCAAACTCTGGTCAAGAAGATGCTGACAGTGATGGAATTGGAGATGCCTGCGATGAAGACGCAGATGGGGATGGGATCTTAAATACACAGGTTCATACACAAAGGATACTGAGGTTGAAAGAAAATATAGTAAAATCATGTAACTTTGCTCTCAGGGACTAAAACATCTTTTTCCCAGGATAACTGTGTGTTGGTGCCCAATGTGGACCAGAGGAACATCGATGAGGATGACTTTGGCGATGCCTGCGACAACTGTCCTGCCGTCAAAAACAATGACCAGAAAGACACAGACGTGGACAAATATGGAGATGAATGCGATGAAGATATCGATGGCGATGGTAAAGACTTTGTGCAAATAGATTTTAAATCTATATTAATTACAAGACCTATTTACTCTGGCTGTTAattagaaacactgacatgtaTTGATATGCCTTTAATTTGAGATGTGATTTGAATGTGAATTTGATACATGAGATTTTTACAACCTATCAACTGGAATCATTTTCATGTTATgactatgagtgtgtgtgtgtgtatgcacatgcACTTGTTTAACCATCTTAGTGAGAACCATTTTGAACTTTAGACAGTTAGATTGGTGACATTTTGGAAAATAAGGACCTGTGGGCCACACACACTCCTGTAAAGGCCTGGTTGAGATTTGCTTTAGGTTTAAAATTAGAATGAGGTTTTAATTTATGGTTATGCACGTAGATGGGATGGTTAAGATTACGATAATGGGTCAGACAaagattttgtatttatttatttattgggtcTGTCATAGTCAAATGTGTGGAAATGTCTTCGTGTTGGTAGGTGGATTTGGTTTCCTTTAAACATACTTTATCAGCATGGTGGTGCTACAGGTGTGTAGTTGAGAATGAGTATGGTCTGACCAACCAGACTGAGTAATCGTGAGCATTAGAGATGCCAGCAGGGTCAACGAATTAATCCACAAGGCTGGAACCATCACTGGCCAGAATCTGGAGACATCTGAGTCAAGAGGACAGTGAACAAACTGCTGTCCATCACTGACAACACATTAAAGCTATGTGCCTGTCTTCGGGTTACTATAATATTTTCTAACATTCCCAATGTTAACCCCAGGAATTCCCAATCACCTTGACAACTGCAAAAGGGTCCCAAATGCTGACCAGAAAGATCGAGACGGTGACAAAGTGGGAGATGCCTGCGACAGTTGTCCCTATGATCCCAACCCTGACCAGGTGAGAAATGTCTTCACACGTTACATCAATATCTTGCAAAAAGGCACGAGAAGTTAAGCAGTTAATCTTAAGTAGAAAATCTTTCTTTTAATGGCCTCTAGTGGTTTAACTTTTTAGTCTGCAACAGTAATTTGGTATAGCGTGTACTCCAGGATGTAGCATCACACTCATGGTGCATTATTCAGTCCACATTGTCTTTCCTAGCTGGGATTATCATTGCCATTGTCTGCTTGTTATTCTTTGGAAAATTTCATATCTGAAATTCGACTCAACTTATGTTTCTCAGATGGATGCGGACAATGATTTGATTGGCGACCCCTGTGACACTAACAAGGACAGGTATTGTGTGAGCTCATCAGTCAAGTCACTTGTATTTATCTGGATCTGTTTTCATTCTCCAAGTCAAATTTCCACCTGCTATAACATCTGTCTCTTGTCCAGTGATGGCGATGGTCACCAAGACTCTCGGGACAACTGCCCAGCTGTCATCAACAGCTCTCAGTTGGATACTGACAAAGATGGAAAGGGAGACGAGtgtgatgatgacgatgacaaCGATGGGATCCCAGACCTGCTGCCACCTGGTCCTGATAACTGCCGTCTGATCCCCAACCCTCTACAGGAGGACTCTGACGGTGTGGGACACTGTtgacatattaaaataaaagtttgtgCTTTACTTACGCCTAATATCTACCTATCCTCCCAGGTGACGGCGTGGGTAATGTATGTGAGAAGGATTTCGACAACGACACCATAATTGACCCAATAGACGTCTGTCCAGAAAACGCAGAGGTCACCCTCACTGACTTCAGGGAGTACCAGACAGTCGTTTTAGATCCAGAAGGAGACGCACAAATCGATCCTAACTGGGTGGTGCTGAACCAGGTCAAGCGATTATGGCTTCTTTGATTTTTGCTGTTCTATTTTTTTGCCAGAATAACATGTCATGAAATAACATTTCTCTACAATCCactgttctgtttgtacaggGAAGAGAGATCGTCCAGACTATGAACAGCGATCCTGGATTGGCTGTTGGTAAAAAACTGTTTGACATttcaagaaaatataaaatataaatattaaactgCCATCTGAAATGACCGAAAATGGCATGGATTTGTTTAAAGGAAACCAAATTCACCTACTATTAGGCCCCTGGCTGTTGCTTTAATTTACTGCACATAGAGCTATACGTCTAtgctacattttaaaaacaaaatctgatgTGAAATAATTTGTCCTGCAGGTTACACAGCTTTCAGCGGAGTAGATTTTGAAGGAACATTTCATGTTAATACGGTAACGGACGACGACTATGCAGGTTTTATATTTGCGTACCAGGACAGCTCCAGCTTCTACGTGGTGATGTGGAAGCAGGTGGAGCAGATCTACTGGCAGGCAAACCCATTCAGAGCCGTGGCAGAACCAGGAATCCAACTGAAGGTATGTCACTGCCGTACTGTTTGCAAGAAATTCCAGCTCCACTTCAGGATAACGGATTAGTCGTAAAGAGACTTTGAGCTGTAACTAGTAGTTGTATTAATATTTAATCCATGGTTTAAATGCTTTATAGGGTCAAGGTTTTGCAGCACAGTCCATTTGAAGAAGTGTCCATAATGAAATAATGAGCTAAAagacgattattttcactgccTTGTGGCTTACAACCAACCAGTTAAACCTTAAAAACAATTTTAGTTGCCATGGTCAGAAAATGGTAGTAAATTTGTTGATAATCTGTAGATTTAGTAGAGGCATACAAACAGCCTCTTctttggctctcggaggagCCGGacacactttttctcctctcccttatcttccctgcttatgtccttgtctagtctcgtttttttttttgtatttttgtattttccctggaacattctctcacagtctgttctctaaaacctaaaagaggaattatggattggatcaactggtacctaaatgcaattgacacccctttctcaacgagaagtttgggcttgggtgagcctgagtgctgaagatatcgacctattcggaaccatggtaacagggttctggctgatcagagctggcttggccctgacttatcgaagaattaaggaagtggaaccggctgttcaaacccccacaaggctgcccgctgggattggaacgatgggagaggcgtgagtttctcaaaatgggctcattgagtcagcacggataagatcttggagaggctacgggtgctgtgaatactcagaataagatctctgactgcagactggatacatctcggaagggctaacccggaataacatctctgggcgcaaaattggatgacatctcggggagacacactgccgtgagttctcagaaatcggctccttgagcacaagaaatgacaacacagaacgcaagtatggcgaagctcgcggctctccaacgggagattgagagaccagtgttggactgtagaactgctttgaaattcatatgagctgttcgcactaaagtaaaaaataccATCACTTATGCGGATACCCTCTTGGCGCCAGCTGCAAGGCCggagctgaacaaaacaccctgataacgactgtgtttagtctgtttcttcccattccatgcaaggccaccagggttggctggaagactgtttacttagcctagcagggcgaaggacactgtctcagctgaactatggacacgcacacacatacatatactgataagcactcaccgacacatcaccctccctaccccggatccaacgccacctccaacgcttacctcccctctgatgtggacatcgggtcagttggaggcgcagtcaaaagattgcagcggtcccagatcagatgtacacactggaactctttcccatgttgcttgtctgtgtttattgtgctatggtgtgttgattgatatctgtgcatctttttgtgttacacatttcgatgttttttcctcgctacctagcctgacctgtctccccaatgtgatgtttgtgtattgtatgtacggtcggcaaggtctgtcatctcggttgtgggcaaaagacctgcaactgacaaataaaggctatctctctctctctctctctctctcatatgaGTTGTGaaataatctataataaaaaaacaaaaacaaaacgtgaTCGCAAACACGTTATCCCTTTTTTTAACTCTTCTTAAGGCAGTGAAATCAAACACAGGTCCAGGTGAAAACTTGCGGAACGCTTTGTGGCACACGGGCGACACCACCGATCAGGTGAAGCTCCTGTGGAAAGACGCTCGCAATGTTGGCTGGAAAGATAAGACCTCGTACCGCTGGTTCCTCCAGCACCGGCCTGCTGACGGCTACATCAGGTACCGTGACACACAATTAACGCTGATGTTTTGTAGGAGCCACAGGCTGGAAAATAACATTCATCTTATgatagagagtgtgtgtgtatatttgtttAATCATCTTAGTGAGGACCAGTTCGAGCATTGGACCATTAGATTGGGGACATTTTGAAAAACTGAGGACCTTGAGATTTTCTTTAGGTTTAACATTAGAATAAGGTTTTAATTTATGGTTATGCATATAGATGGGATGGTTAAGAGTACGATAAGGGGCTAGACAAAGGTTTTGTATTTATCTATTGGGTGCGTCATAGTCAAATATGTGGAAATGTCTCTGTGCCTGTGAAAATACTTTCTCAGCATGAAAGTGTCacaggtgtgcgtgtgtgtgaactGGGTGAGGTCTGATCAACAAAACTGAGTAATCATGAGTATCAGTGCCAGGGATGCCAGCAGGATCAACAAATTAATCCCTAATGCTGGAACCATCACTGGCCAGAACCTGGAGACATCTGAGCCAATGAGGGACAAGAGGTCACTGAACAAACAgctgtcttgcccaaggatacaacgaccgagactgtccgagccggggcttggACCgtcaaccttccggttacaagacaaactgccaactctttgagcgaCGATCGCCCGGCTTATGTAGCTGGGATGGTTACGGTTATTATAAGGGGCTTTCCAAAGATATCCATGCAAACTCGTGTGTATTTATGTACGTGTGTCATAGTCAAATGTGTGGAAacatctgtgtgtctgtggaaaCATTTTCTCAACATGATAGTGCCAGAGGCATGTAGTCGAGAATAGATGAACATGTACAGTGAATACATGCAACCGTTTTataaatatttcaataaaagtaaaaatttgaTTACATTGGTGGTGCTAGAGAAAATGAATCAGCCATAAAATGTAATTCTGCAAGTGTTATTAACACTTTGTTAATGCAATGTTGGTTGCTGCGCTTTGTTGGTTTGCAGAGTTCGTTTCTACGAGGGCACTCAAATGGTAGCGGACACGGGCGTCATCATAGACGCGACCATGAGAGGAGGCCGACTGGGAGTCTTCTGCTTCTCCCAGGAGAACATTATCTGGGCCAACCTGCGTTATCGCTGCAACGGTGAGTGAAACATTCAGAAGAGTTGAAAGGCTGGACTGCAGCCACAAAGcgtttttcatttattcaacAATGTTCCTCTGCCAAGGAAAGAACTAGTgccatttgtttctttgtcagcAGGAAATACCGAGCCAAATTTCACAAAGCAATCAAACATAAGCCATTTCAGTTTTAGTGGCTATATTTAGAACACTttcttaaatatgaaaaatattgcTTTTACCTTGCAGAGGATTCGCTCTCCAAGTGCCCTGCTAGCTTTTGAAGCCAGTCATGTCTGATGTTGGATAACTTGGttatttggtgtgtttttgttaaCCAGTTATGCACTGACTGGAA comes from the Astatotilapia calliptera chromosome 15, fAstCal1.2, whole genome shotgun sequence genome and includes:
- the comp gene encoding cartilage oligomeric matrix protein, giving the protein MLWFLGLTCVLCIGGSAVAGQRDGEIISQIKMTNLVLGEIKELLKQQIKEIVFLKNTVMECEACAMGGMQPQPTCVPNSCHPGVSFVETPEGVKCGPCPHGMEGNGTHCTDVDECTVKPCHMGVRCINTSPGFRCGSCPAGYTGPQVQGVGLAYATANKQVCRDINECDGPNNGGCVANSVCLNTPGSFRCGPCKTGYTGDQQQGCKPERACGNGQPNPCHASAECIVHREGTIECQCGVGWAGNGYVCGPDTDIDGFPDEKLDCPDSNCNKDNCLTVPNSGQEDADSDGIGDACDEDADGDGILNTQDNCVLVPNVDQRNIDEDDFGDACDNCPAVKNNDQKDTDVDKYGDECDEDIDGDGIPNHLDNCKRVPNADQKDRDGDKVGDACDSCPYDPNPDQMDADNDLIGDPCDTNKDSDGDGHQDSRDNCPAVINSSQLDTDKDGKGDECDDDDDNDGIPDLLPPGPDNCRLIPNPLQEDSDGDGVGNVCEKDFDNDTIIDPIDVCPENAEVTLTDFREYQTVVLDPEGDAQIDPNWVVLNQGREIVQTMNSDPGLAVGYTAFSGVDFEGTFHVNTVTDDDYAGFIFAYQDSSSFYVVMWKQVEQIYWQANPFRAVAEPGIQLKAVKSNTGPGENLRNALWHTGDTTDQVKLLWKDARNVGWKDKTSYRWFLQHRPADGYIRVRFYEGTQMVADTGVIIDATMRGGRLGVFCFSQENIIWANLRYRCNDTLPEDFDAYRAQQVQLVA